One Peribacillus simplex NBRC 15720 = DSM 1321 genomic region harbors:
- a CDS encoding FecCD family ABC transporter permease: MPNQSIRTNLTTKWAFAYLIALLILLFAMTIGISFGSVPVPVPVLMQIIGKEIFHLPISADPDVMLTNIVMNIRLPRVLLAGLVGASLAIAGAAFQGLLRNPLADPYTLGISSGASVGAVLTIFLNISLPFIGLYTLPALSILCSVLTMLCVLTFAKKMDRSMKVETIILTGIIFSSFLSAFISLMIALTGDELRQIIGWLMGSVSMRGWNYIAIILPFFIIGSLILIMNTSELNAMTFGEDRAKHLGVNVKRRKMWILIAGSTLTGAAVAVSGAIGFVGLVIPHFVRKIWGPDHKHLLPLSLLIGSGFLILADFVARTIIAPSELPIGVITSLIGAPAFALILLKRRREG; the protein is encoded by the coding sequence TTGCCAAATCAGTCTATCCGAACCAATTTGACAACTAAATGGGCGTTTGCTTATTTGATTGCGTTGTTAATTTTGTTATTCGCAATGACGATAGGCATTTCCTTTGGTTCGGTGCCAGTACCGGTTCCCGTACTTATGCAAATAATCGGCAAGGAGATTTTCCATTTGCCGATTTCTGCTGATCCGGATGTTATGCTTACGAATATCGTGATGAACATCCGCTTGCCGCGTGTGTTGCTTGCGGGTTTGGTCGGGGCATCACTTGCGATTGCGGGTGCGGCTTTTCAGGGACTGCTCCGGAACCCGCTCGCTGATCCTTACACATTGGGTATTTCATCAGGAGCATCGGTCGGCGCCGTATTGACAATATTCTTGAATATTTCACTGCCGTTCATCGGTTTATATACTCTTCCGGCACTGAGCATCTTATGCTCAGTGCTCACGATGCTTTGTGTACTGACGTTTGCAAAAAAAATGGATCGATCGATGAAAGTGGAAACGATCATTTTAACGGGGATCATTTTTAGCTCGTTTTTAAGTGCCTTCATTTCATTGATGATTGCGCTGACGGGTGATGAATTAAGACAAATCATCGGCTGGCTGATGGGAAGCGTTTCAATGCGCGGATGGAATTACATTGCAATCATTTTGCCGTTTTTTATCATTGGTTCATTGATCTTGATCATGAATACAAGTGAATTGAATGCGATGACTTTCGGGGAAGACCGGGCAAAACACTTAGGTGTGAATGTTAAGCGGCGGAAAATGTGGATCTTGATAGCCGGTTCGACATTGACAGGGGCAGCCGTTGCCGTTTCGGGGGCGATTGGCTTTGTAGGATTGGTCATTCCTCATTTTGTCCGAAAGATTTGGGGGCCTGACCATAAACATTTACTTCCGTTGTCATTGTTGATAGGAAGCGGATTCTTAATATTGGCGGATTTTGTGGCACGAACGATCATTGCCCCATCGGAACTGCCGATCGGGGTGATCACCTCACTTATCGGGGCACCTGCATTTGCGCTGATTTTATTAAAGAGACGGAGAGAAGGGTAA
- a CDS encoding ABC transporter substrate-binding protein, producing the protein MKMKKIFGLILLMLLTAGMMVGCSDATDEGKEKQQTNHAQHKAFPITIKDATGEKITIEQKPKKIVSLIPSNTEVVFALGLGKKVIGVSDNDNYPEETKEIEKVGGMEMNTELIVSMKPDLVLAHASSAHNSNEGLQQLKDAGIDVLVVNDAQSFDQVYESIEMIGQATGEHDKAKEIVADMKTKLKDIQEKAKSVKEEDRKTVLVEVSPSPEIYTPGKNTFMNEMLNIISADNAAAELDGWAKIDEESMIAANPDVIITTYGYYTKDSVSEVTARKGWQDVNAVKNDQVFDVHSDLVTRSGPRLIEGVEELAKSVYPNQFDN; encoded by the coding sequence ATGAAAATGAAGAAAATTTTTGGTCTGATACTGTTGATGTTGCTTACTGCAGGCATGATGGTTGGCTGCAGTGACGCTACTGATGAAGGAAAAGAAAAACAGCAAACGAATCATGCTCAACACAAGGCTTTCCCGATTACGATTAAAGATGCAACAGGGGAAAAAATAACGATAGAACAAAAGCCGAAGAAAATCGTTTCGTTGATACCAAGTAATACGGAAGTGGTCTTTGCACTTGGTTTGGGTAAAAAGGTCATTGGTGTTTCCGACAATGATAATTACCCGGAAGAAACGAAAGAAATTGAAAAAGTTGGCGGAATGGAAATGAACACGGAGCTGATTGTCTCCATGAAACCTGACCTTGTTCTTGCGCATGCATCAAGTGCCCATAATTCAAATGAGGGTTTACAGCAGCTTAAGGATGCTGGAATAGATGTCCTCGTAGTCAATGATGCACAAAGCTTTGACCAAGTCTATGAGTCTATTGAAATGATTGGACAGGCAACGGGAGAACATGATAAGGCAAAAGAAATCGTTGCGGATATGAAAACGAAGCTCAAGGATATTCAGGAAAAAGCCAAATCCGTAAAGGAAGAGGATAGGAAGACCGTTTTAGTGGAAGTTTCGCCTTCACCGGAAATATACACACCTGGAAAAAATACGTTCATGAATGAAATGCTTAATATTATTTCAGCGGATAATGCTGCTGCTGAATTGGACGGTTGGGCAAAAATTGATGAAGAGTCGATGATTGCTGCAAATCCGGATGTCATCATTACAACGTATGGTTATTATACGAAAGATTCAGTAAGTGAAGTGACGGCCCGAAAAGGATGGCAAGACGTAAATGCTGTTAAGAATGACCAAGTCTTTGATGTCCATTCAGACTTGGTGACCCGTTCCGGTCCACGTTTAATAGAGGGAGTAGAGGAACTTGCCAAATCAGTCTATCCGAACCAATTTGACAACTAA
- a CDS encoding polysaccharide deacetylase family protein → MVALLGILILPGCSQGILEGIGTKTAAPIAEDDIEVVEAAENMTGQDLEEQIDTEDWITAESAVELPILMYHSISEGNGLRVPREEFQLQMAWLRENGYYTLSPEEAFLVLTENWLPSEKCVWLTFDDGYTDNYTEAFPILKENDMKATVFMIGKSIDKGHHLTENQMVEMSRNGISIESHTINHLELNRMTAKQQEAEMVQSKELFDRILDQDTTVLSYPVGRYNEESLRLSEEAGYKMAVTTEPGGALRDQGMHALHRVRISPGLSVEGFASLIENASNH, encoded by the coding sequence ATGGTGGCATTGCTGGGGATTTTGATTCTACCTGGATGTTCACAAGGGATTTTAGAGGGTATAGGCACAAAGACGGCTGCGCCGATTGCAGAAGATGACATTGAAGTGGTCGAAGCAGCTGAAAATATGACCGGGCAGGATTTGGAGGAGCAAATCGATACGGAGGACTGGATAACGGCCGAGTCCGCGGTCGAGCTTCCAATATTGATGTATCACAGCATTTCAGAAGGTAATGGCCTTCGGGTTCCAAGAGAGGAATTTCAATTACAAATGGCTTGGCTTCGGGAGAATGGTTACTATACATTATCCCCTGAAGAAGCATTCCTCGTTTTAACCGAGAATTGGCTGCCAAGTGAGAAGTGCGTCTGGCTTACTTTTGATGATGGCTATACAGATAACTACACGGAGGCTTTCCCGATATTAAAAGAAAATGATATGAAAGCAACTGTTTTCATGATCGGGAAGTCCATTGATAAAGGTCATCACCTGACTGAAAATCAAATGGTGGAGATGAGCAGGAATGGGATTTCAATCGAAAGTCATACTATCAACCATTTGGAGCTGAACCGCATGACGGCAAAGCAGCAAGAAGCGGAAATGGTTCAGTCGAAGGAGCTATTCGACCGTATCCTCGACCAGGACACGACAGTGCTTTCCTATCCGGTTGGCCGGTATAACGAAGAGAGTCTCAGGCTGTCAGAAGAAGCTGGATACAAGATGGCAGTCACTACTGAACCTGGGGGGGCTTTAAGGGACCAAGGGATGCATGCCCTGCATCGAGTTCGGATTTCACCTGGGTTATCAGTCGAGGGGTTTGCTTCACTGATTGAAAATGCTTCAAATCATTGA